A region of the Gammaproteobacteria bacterium genome:
GTCGGGTTGGCGGCCGTCCTTCATCGGCAGGATATTGGCCAGGTAGACTTTGTCGCCGGGCTGAAAGCGCTTGAAGTCGATAATGATGTCGCTGCGTTCTGCGGGCCAGGTTTCGAGCTTTGTTAGGTTCTTGCGCGGCCGCTCCAGCAGATTGCCGTTGTCGGTGATCTGCGTGAACGGCTGATACTTTCCGCCGCGGCGCAGCACGAAGGTGTAGAAACGCGCGGGACCCGCATTTAAAACTCGAAAGCGGTACTTGCGCCGCTTGACCTCGAGAAATGGCTGAATCTTGCCATTGACCGTAATCTTGTCGCCAAGCACACCGTCGAGGTTGAAATCATCGAACACGAGCTCGCCGGTACGCGGATCGAACTTCTTGTCCGCGACCATTAACGGGATGTCGTACGGGCCACTGGGCAGCCGCCAGCCCTGGGTTTCGTCGCCGGTGTCTTTCTCGTCGAAGAAACGCACCATGCTCGCCAGGCCCTTGTAGACGCCGGCCGAGGTGAAGTCGGGGCGGTGATAATGAAAAAACAGCGTAGTCAACGTCTCGCGGATGTCGCCGCCGCTCGCGTCCCGCCACTCGGCGGGGATGGTCTCCGGCACGGTGAAGCCGGCGCGGGCCATGCAGTAATGGTGGTCGGTATACTGCCCGCGCTCGGTCCAGTTCCACGGGCCGCCGTCGCTCTCCGAGGTGGGCCCGGGAAACACGCCGTTAAATCCCCAGATGGGGCTGTCAATCAGATCCCGATGAAAGCTGTGAGGCTTTTCCTCCGCGCGCACGCGGTAGGTCTTCTGGGGCGGAAACCGGTTGTAAAACTGGTGCGCGGCCGGGTTTGGATCAGGACCACCCAGCGCACTGGGCTCCAGCACCGACGGTATGGGGAGTTGTTCTACCCACGCAGTGGTGGACGGGCTGGGCAGGATAACGTCCAGCGCGCTCGCTTTGCTCAGCCAAGTGCCGCCCAGGCCCAACAGACCGGAGCCGCCCGTGACCAGTCCGAGCTTTATAAGCTCGCGCCGGCTCAGGCGCGCCTGTGCGATCTCGCGATGCAAGTCGAGGACCCGGTGAAGCGTTCGTTTCGATTTGGTTAACATATCTGCGTTTTCCTTAATTGATGTTCTGTCCATTGAGAGCTGGTGCTTAAATGGTCGCGGTGCTGGCGTCGGGTAGCGACATGGAACTCGTGATGGTCGCGACGATCGCCGCCGGACGCGCCATCGCCGGGCATCCGGCCCAGCGGCGAAGCCGCTCGTTGCCGAAGCGCAGGATGCCGGTGTGCTGCGAGTACAGCGCGTCCACCACCGGGTCGCGGTCGTAAAAACCCAGCGCAAAGCGCAACTCTTCAATGTGCTCCGGCTTGCCCGTGATGAAC
Encoded here:
- a CDS encoding multicopper oxidase domain-containing protein, which encodes MLTKSKRTLHRVLDLHREIAQARLSRRELIKLGLVTGGSGLLGLGGTWLSKASALDVILPSPSTTAWVEQLPIPSVLEPSALGGPDPNPAAHQFYNRFPPQKTYRVRAEEKPHSFHRDLIDSPIWGFNGVFPGPTSESDGGPWNWTERGQYTDHHYCMARAGFTVPETIPAEWRDASGGDIRETLTTLFFHYHRPDFTSAGVYKGLASMVRFFDEKDTGDETQGWRLPSGPYDIPLMVADKKFDPRTGELVFDDFNLDGVLGDKITVNGKIQPFLEVKRRKYRFRVLNAGPARFYTFVLRRGGKYQPFTQITDNGNLLERPRKNLTKLETWPAERSDIIIDFKRFQPGDKVYLANILPMKDGRQPDRKSTLNPDRVENQLIEFRIGGEAADPSRVPDAFRPFPPIDLSEVAQRRVWNFERGNGMWQVNGKLWDSDIDHTPKQLANPPVQVKRNTAEIWVLKNLSGGWEHPLHIHFEEGRVLTTNGVAPTMAQRSRQDMYRLGRDTTTEVFLRFRDFPDPEFDPSVELGRRARYVLHCHNLTHEDHAMMATWNIVP